A window from Pichia kudriavzevii chromosome 5, complete sequence encodes these proteins:
- a CDS encoding uncharacterized protein (PKUD0E01055) yields MLKNFSRTLSRWNFVQRGRVARFVSQAPVIARRNLSSKKTQKTEAKLSFEEESDLYVLGEVISSIEKYNAENKRVTEVVEQFKHAFLLNGIEIVKAPVPGLESTKTDILHFSKSVDGTTKIDLIVDFKKVFNEDAREIQVVITDETKVSQLFYLMGDFSREDGMLFSNSMMIDSLEYNKTAVELRDAICDGEAWVFRMLNNKFQKTLDVRNVNVVKFLSNIKRDAGEALDSLDSRTFVDALINYTVLTHLGVLKGHDEGDKLCSIFWLFGNYCENTLYGRWLQDMMCCLKR; encoded by the coding sequence ATGctcaaaaatttttcaagaacaCTTTCACGGTGGAATTTTGTTCAAAGAGGTAGGGTTGCGAGGTTTGTCAGCCAAGCGCCTGTTAtagcaagaagaaatttatcatcaaagaaaacccAAAAAACCGAAGCTAAGCTATcgtttgaagaagaatcagATTTATATGTTTTGGGAGAAGTAATAAGTTCTATTGAAAAGTATAATGCGGAGAATAAACGTGTTActgaagttgttgaacaaTTCAAACATGCATTCCTTTTGAATGGTATAGAGATAGTGAAAGCACCTGTTCCAGGTTTGGAATCAACCAAGACTGACATTTTACATTTTTCCAAGAGTGTCGATGGCACAACAAAAATTGATCTTATTGTTGACTTCAAGAAAGTATTTAATGAAGATGCAAGAGAGATTCAAGTGGTGATTACAGATGAAACCAAAGTATCTCAATTGTTTTACCTAATGGGTGACTTCTCTCGTGAAGATGGTATGcttttttccaattctaTGATGATCGACTCTCTGGAGTATAACAAAACTGCGGTAGAATTGAGGGATGCGATTTGCGATGGAGAAGCCTGGGTATTCCGCATGTTGAACAACAAGTTTCAAAAGACACTGGATGTGAGGAATGTTAACGTTGTGAAGTTTCTATCAAATATTAAAAGAGATGCCGGAGAAGCTTTAGACTCGCTTGACAGTCGGACTTTTGTTGATGCTCTCATCAACTACACAGTGCTTACACATCTTGGTGTACTTAAGGGTCATGACGAAGGTGACAAGTTGTGTTCTATCTTTTGGCTTTTCGGGAACTACTGCGAAAACACACTTTACGGAAGGTGGCTTCAAGACATGATGTGTTGCTTAAAAAGGTAG